GTCTATCCATTAATGGTATTCCTATTACTGAAACAAAATCCTTATCCACTTACAATGTTCTGTATGAAAGAAAGTGGCGTTCCTGCCTTCTTCACGCGTAGTTCAGTCGTGAATATTCCAATCAACATGGAATTATCGGAAAAACTTGGATTAGATAAGGAGTCTTATTCGATTTCTATTCCGTTAGGGGCAACTGCTAATAGCGGGGGTGCGGCAATTACAATTTCCATCATGACATTAGCGGCCGCTAACACAATGGGGATGCACATACCTTTTGTCCTAGCATTCTTACTCTGCTTATTGGCGGCAATTTCTTCAACTGGCGTTTCTGGAATCGCTGGCGGTAGTTTATTATTAATTCCACTTGCATGTAGCCTCTTCAACATCTCAAATGATATTGCCATGCAAGTTGTCGGGATTGGTTTTATTATCGGTGTTGTTCAAGATTCTGTTGAAACAGCACTGAACTCTGCAGCCGATTTATTATTTGCAGCCACTGCTGAATTTTATGATAAACAAAAAGCTGGAGAAAAAATCGATTTAAATGAACGTGTAAGAGAAGCACAAAAATTAGTCTAACAATTATTAAAACGCCTAATCATGAAGTGAAATGACATGATTAGACGTTTTTTTAATATTAAGATAACAACTTCTTATTGAACTTGATACTTGCCAAACTATAAAACAAGACTGTGAAGGCGATAGTAACGAAATAGCAAACTAACGATAAGTTGTCCCCACTCGTCATTCGTGCAACATTTCCCGATAATAATTGTATAGGTGACGCCTCACGCGTGAAGGTTGGAATACTCATTAAATAGCTTAATAGGACACTTAAGGCCACAAATAATAAGCTACCGTAACCTTTTGATAAAACCGACCCAAGCATTAAGCAGCTGACTAAAAACAACGCAAAAAGGCCCAAATCCATAAGTGGTACAAATGACTGAACATCGCCAAAGGTCCCAAAAACAGGATAATTATAGAGATGTGTTACTGAAGCAGTCGTTAGTAAGGTAGCCCAAATAATTAGAGCCAAAAATAATGCCTTGCCGTTTAATACTGCTTGTTTCTTCAATCCTTTGGTAACAAGTGGCACCAACGTTTTATCACTAACTTCTTTTGTCAAAATGTCAGCAAACATAATAATCACGATAAATAAAAACATTTGCCCGACGTTTTTGTAATATTGCGTCCAGCTATCCCAAATAGTAGGCTCTGGAATCATCGATGCCATCTGTTCATCCACTAGATTCGCGATTAGATCCGGTGTGAATTTAGCAATGATTGGATTCATAAAACCAAATAATAACGACAAAATACCAATGACCATCAGCTTTTTATTACG
This is a stretch of genomic DNA from Vagococcus zengguangii. It encodes these proteins:
- a CDS encoding ABC transporter permease subunit, whose protein sequence is MRQTFTFMKKEFIENFRNKKLMVIGILSLLFGFMNPIIAKFTPDLIANLVDEQMASMIPEPTIWDSWTQYYKNVGQMFLFIVIIMFADILTKEVSDKTLVPLVTKGLKKQAVLNGKALFLALIIWATLLTTASVTHLYNYPVFGTFGDVQSFVPLMDLGLFALFLVSCLMLGSVLSKGYGSLLFVALSVLLSYLMSIPTFTREASPIQLLSGNVARMTSGDNLSLVCYFVTIAFTVLFYSLASIKFNKKLLS